In Clarias gariepinus isolate MV-2021 ecotype Netherlands chromosome 1, CGAR_prim_01v2, whole genome shotgun sequence, one DNA window encodes the following:
- the LOC128514170 gene encoding uncharacterized protein LOC128514170 — translation MAWQRMQIGGQERVTQSARSGQQSECVRECAGRPQAVLSVSPQNWVTEGDSVRLSCEVTDSSTGWTFSWYREFISGDNEGHSKYKIELLSDSSRGSGGSYTLSAAAFKHTGVYICSAEREEQHFYTFFYSIPQALWITGESPPVSLIINPSRTQHFTGDSLSLSCEDQSNSTGWTVRRYTHNNRVSDCSRGESVTRYSCNMSFLSSFYDGVYWCESESGENSNPVNITVHDGDVILESPIHPVPEGHPLTLRCLYRSTNSPNLRADFYKDGSVLKKQTTGEMTIYNVSKSDEGFYHCIYPERGESLESWVSVLDPVVEQ, via the exons GGAGACCACAGGCAGTATTGAGTGTATCTCCACAGAACTGGGtgactgaaggagactcagtgCGTCTAAGCTGTGAGGTTACAGACTCCTCTACAGGCTGGACATTCAGCTGGTACAGAGAGTTTATCTCAGGAGACAATGAAGGCCATAGCAAGTATAAAATAGAGCTCCTCTCAGACAGCAGCAGAGGATCTGGAGGTTCCTACACTCTCAGTGCTGCTGCTTTTAAACACACAGGAGTTTATATTTGCAgtgcagagagagaagaacaaCACTTTTACACATTCTTTTACAGCATTCCACAGGCACTATGGATCACTg GTGaatctcctccagtctctctgatcatcaatcccagcagaactcaacactttactggtGACTCTCTCTCACTAAGTTGTGAGGACCAGAGCAactctactggatggacagtCAGACGATACACGCACAACAATAGAGTGTCAGATTGTTCTAGAGGAGAATCAGTTACAAGATATTCATGTAATATGAGCTTCCTCTCCTCATTCTATGatggagtttactggtgtgagtctgaatctggagaaaacagtaatcctgtcaacatcacagtgcatg ATGGTGATGTGATCCTGGAGAGTCCTATTCATCCTGTGCCTGAGGGACATCCTCTGACTCTACGCTGTTTATATCGCAGCACAAATTCCCCAAACCTCCGAGCTGATTTCTATAAAGATGGATCAGTTCTAAAGAAACAGACTACAGGAGAGATGACCATTTATAATGTCTCAAAGTCTGATGAGGGTTTCTACCACTGTATATACCCTGAGAGAGGAGAGTCACTGGAAAGCTGGGTCTCA gTTCTAGATCCAGTGGTGGAACAGTAG